Proteins encoded together in one Fimbriiglobus ruber window:
- a CDS encoding GNAT family N-acetyltransferase: MSPARPAEYPAACRALFAHLPAVDRIARVDRALALIANGEIDPTGLLVARDMPGADVLVGAMLVQHLPGSAASVWVPRAVSGPNQRAVEDALARAAVARLRAGGARYAQSFLKPEERLPARALELVGFRFLTQLAFLIRDLTPEDARPNFDAPVRFVTYSAIGPNLFADVLLATYEDSRDCPELNGTRSASEIVAEYRTEAPSPPPWWLVEAGDGGPVGVVILSPKDGTGVWDLSYLGLIPRARDRGWGKHLLRYAVARASLAGAVYLNLSADARNEPALRLYQGHGFRQYDLQDVFWWRGAG; this comes from the coding sequence GTGTCCCCGGCACGCCCTGCCGAATACCCGGCCGCTTGCCGGGCATTGTTCGCGCACCTTCCTGCAGTCGACCGGATTGCCCGCGTCGATCGCGCGCTCGCCCTCATCGCCAACGGAGAAATTGATCCCACCGGCCTACTCGTCGCACGCGACATGCCCGGAGCCGACGTCCTCGTGGGTGCGATGCTCGTCCAACATCTCCCGGGCTCCGCGGCGTCGGTGTGGGTTCCGCGGGCGGTATCGGGTCCAAATCAACGGGCGGTGGAAGACGCCCTCGCGCGGGCGGCTGTCGCCCGACTCCGCGCGGGCGGCGCCCGATACGCCCAGTCGTTCCTCAAGCCCGAGGAGCGATTGCCGGCCCGCGCGCTCGAACTCGTCGGCTTCCGGTTCTTGACGCAACTCGCGTTTTTGATTCGGGATCTCACCCCCGAAGACGCCCGCCCGAATTTCGACGCACCTGTTCGCTTTGTGACGTATTCCGCCATCGGGCCGAACCTGTTCGCTGATGTGCTCCTGGCCACGTATGAGGATAGCCGGGATTGCCCCGAATTGAACGGCACGAGGTCGGCGAGCGAGATCGTTGCCGAATACCGCACCGAGGCGCCGTCTCCGCCCCCGTGGTGGCTCGTCGAGGCGGGCGACGGGGGGCCAGTCGGCGTAGTGATCCTTTCCCCCAAAGACGGCACCGGGGTCTGGGATCTGAGTTATCTCGGGTTAATCCCCCGAGCACGGGACCGTGGGTGGGGTAAACACCTCCTTCGGTACGCCGTTGCGCGGGCGTCCCTGGCCGGTGCGGTCTACCTGAATTTGAGTGCGGACGCGAGAAACGAACCGGCCCTGCGCTTGTACCAGGGGCACGGGTTCCGACAATACGATCTGCAAGACGTATTCTGGTGGCGCGGCGCCGGATGA
- a CDS encoding rhamnogalacturonan acetylesterase, whose translation MRAFITIAALMLLTTSGPAADDPAAKVPTLLIVGDSTVKNGTKGQRGWGDPVIALFDKTRIKIENHAIGGRSSRTFITEGRWDKILAAGKPGDFVLIQMGHNDGGPLDDAARARGSIRGTGEETKEIDNPITKKKEVVHTYGWYLRKYVADARAKGMTPILVSPIPHCPREQVQKGAVERSNYVVWSEEVAKAEKVPFLHLNRLVMSRYAEMTPADVKAKYFTPGTDNTHTNPAGAELNAKCVAEGVRELKDCILKDYLLSEKK comes from the coding sequence ATGCGAGCGTTCATCACCATCGCGGCGCTGATGCTTCTCACCACCTCCGGCCCGGCCGCGGACGACCCGGCTGCGAAGGTGCCCACGCTGCTCATCGTCGGCGACTCGACGGTCAAGAACGGCACGAAGGGCCAGCGGGGCTGGGGCGATCCGGTCATCGCTCTCTTCGACAAAACCCGGATCAAGATCGAGAACCACGCCATCGGCGGGCGGAGCAGTCGGACGTTCATCACCGAGGGGCGGTGGGACAAAATCCTCGCGGCCGGCAAGCCGGGCGACTTCGTCCTGATCCAGATGGGCCACAACGACGGTGGCCCGCTCGACGACGCGGCCCGCGCCCGCGGCAGCATCCGCGGCACCGGTGAGGAAACCAAAGAGATCGACAACCCGATCACCAAGAAAAAAGAAGTCGTCCACACATACGGCTGGTATCTGCGGAAATACGTGGCCGACGCGCGGGCGAAGGGCATGACCCCGATCCTGGTATCGCCGATCCCCCACTGCCCGCGCGAGCAAGTACAGAAGGGGGCTGTGGAGCGGAGCAACTACGTCGTGTGGTCTGAAGAGGTGGCGAAAGCCGAGAAGGTGCCGTTCCTTCACCTGAACCGGCTCGTGATGAGCAGATACGCCGAGATGACACCCGCGGACGTCAAAGCGAAGTATTTCACCCCGGGCACGGACAACACCCACACCAACCCGGCCGGGGCGGAACTGAACGCCAAATGTGTGGCCGAGGGGGTTCGCGAGTTGAAGGACTGCATATTGAAGGATTACCTGCTTTCCGAGAAGAAGTGA
- a CDS encoding replication-associated recombination protein A: MDLFDSLRQANRETARPLAARMRPRTLDEYVGQEHFLGEGKLLRRMLLADRLSSLVFYGPPGTGKTALAHVIAHHTKCRFQPLNAVNAGTKEVREILAEARQRLEDHGTKTTLFLDEIHRFNKAQQDVLLPDVEDGVIVLIGATTQNPFFSINTPLLSRSQIFTFEPLSRDHIKTIIGRALADQDRGLGNLPVTVTDDALAFLCEVSDGDARRALTALEIGVKSSLGPSPSPSTKRKGEKPAVAKADEPQPPIVYDLALAQDSIQRKVMDFDPTGDSHYDLASAFIKSLRGSDPQAAVYWLARMLESGEDPRFVARRLVIFASEDVGNADPQGLLVANAAWDAVERVGLPECQLNLSHAVCYLATAPKSNACTVAIGAARKDVKEGRTLQVPKHLRDSHYNGAKSFGHGAGYQYAHDHEGGWVDQEYVPADVTYYTPTGRGFEAVIKQRMEEIEKRREKT; encoded by the coding sequence ATGGATCTCTTCGATTCCCTCCGCCAAGCCAACCGCGAGACCGCCCGCCCGCTCGCCGCGCGAATGCGACCGCGGACGCTGGACGAGTACGTCGGGCAGGAGCACTTCCTCGGGGAAGGGAAACTCCTCCGGCGGATGCTCCTGGCCGACCGGCTCTCGTCGCTCGTCTTCTACGGCCCGCCCGGGACTGGTAAGACCGCCCTCGCGCACGTGATCGCGCACCACACCAAGTGCCGGTTCCAGCCGCTGAACGCCGTCAACGCCGGGACGAAAGAAGTCCGCGAGATCCTGGCCGAGGCCCGGCAGCGGCTCGAAGACCACGGCACCAAGACCACCCTCTTCCTCGACGAAATCCACCGCTTCAACAAGGCCCAACAAGACGTGCTACTCCCCGATGTCGAAGACGGGGTCATCGTCCTGATCGGCGCGACCACGCAGAACCCGTTCTTCTCAATCAACACACCACTCTTGAGCCGCAGCCAGATTTTCACCTTCGAGCCGCTTTCGCGGGACCACATCAAAACGATCATCGGCCGCGCGCTCGCCGACCAGGACCGCGGGTTGGGCAACCTCCCCGTCACGGTCACCGACGACGCCCTCGCATTCCTGTGCGAGGTGAGCGACGGCGACGCCCGCCGGGCCCTGACGGCGCTGGAAATCGGCGTGAAGTCGAGTCTCGGTCCGTCGCCATCACCGTCCACGAAACGAAAGGGCGAAAAGCCCGCGGTCGCCAAGGCGGACGAACCCCAGCCCCCGATCGTTTACGACCTCGCCCTCGCGCAAGACTCGATTCAGCGGAAGGTCATGGACTTCGACCCGACGGGCGACTCGCACTACGACCTCGCCAGCGCGTTCATCAAGAGCCTCCGCGGGAGCGACCCGCAGGCGGCCGTCTACTGGCTCGCGCGGATGCTGGAGAGCGGCGAAGACCCGCGGTTCGTCGCCCGGCGCCTGGTCATCTTCGCGTCCGAAGACGTCGGCAACGCCGACCCGCAGGGGCTCCTCGTGGCGAACGCGGCGTGGGACGCCGTCGAGCGCGTCGGGCTGCCCGAGTGCCAGCTGAACCTGTCGCACGCCGTCTGTTATCTCGCCACCGCGCCAAAGTCGAACGCCTGCACCGTTGCCATCGGGGCCGCCCGGAAGGACGTGAAAGAGGGCCGCACCCTACAGGTGCCCAAGCACCTGCGCGACTCCCACTACAACGGCGCGAAATCCTTCGGCCACGGCGCCGGCTACCAGTACGCCCACGACCACGAGGGCGGCTGGGTCGATCAGGAGTACGTCCCGGCTGATGTGACCTATTACACCCCGACAGGCCGCGGGTTCGAGGCGGTTATCAAGCAGCGGATGGAAGAGATCGAGAAGCGGAGGGAGAAGACGTGA
- a CDS encoding VOC family protein, whose translation MPHSVTTFLMFEGTAEAAMNLYVSLFNGSVIGQIERFGPGEQGAEGTVKRADFTLAGHTLRCFDSPVKHAFTFTPAISLFVDCTDEAELRHAFRQLSAGGAVLMPLNNYGFSSQFGWLNDRFGVSWQLNLP comes from the coding sequence ATGCCGCACTCCGTCACCACGTTCCTGATGTTCGAAGGGACAGCGGAGGCAGCCATGAACCTTTATGTTTCCTTGTTCAACGGGAGCGTGATCGGACAGATCGAGCGCTTCGGCCCGGGTGAACAAGGCGCAGAAGGCACCGTCAAGCGGGCGGACTTCACGCTGGCGGGGCACACACTGAGGTGCTTCGATAGCCCGGTCAAACACGCATTCACGTTTACCCCGGCGATCTCGCTGTTCGTCGATTGCACAGACGAGGCTGAACTACGCCACGCATTTCGACAGCTTTCGGCCGGCGGAGCGGTCTTGATGCCGCTCAACAACTACGGCTTCAGTTCTCAGTTCGGCTGGCTCAACGATCGCTTCGGTGTCTCCTGGCAACTGAACCTCCCGTGA
- a CDS encoding RNA polymerase sigma factor, translating into MNESDAELVLRAKNGDQAAFEEMVRRTSRLVYARLYLDTGDVHRAEDLVQETFFLAFRSIRKLAKPEGFRAWLLTIAQNVLTDAVRRDGRQKRAGPTGGVAVHLSVIPDAGPAPDAGAEREEVREGVLSALRSLPEEHRLPLTLRYITGADYDTISAQLGLTNGALRGLLHRGLKMLRDRLPPGLVPEACE; encoded by the coding sequence ATGAACGAAAGCGACGCCGAGCTAGTTCTTCGGGCGAAAAACGGAGACCAAGCCGCCTTCGAAGAGATGGTGCGGCGGACTTCCCGGCTGGTCTACGCGCGCCTTTACCTGGACACCGGCGACGTCCACCGCGCGGAAGACTTGGTCCAGGAGACCTTCTTCCTCGCGTTCCGCTCGATTCGCAAGTTGGCGAAGCCCGAAGGGTTCCGGGCGTGGCTCCTGACGATCGCCCAGAACGTACTGACGGACGCCGTGCGCCGCGACGGCCGGCAGAAGCGGGCCGGTCCCACGGGCGGGGTCGCCGTTCACCTGAGCGTGATCCCGGACGCCGGCCCGGCACCGGACGCCGGGGCCGAGCGCGAGGAAGTGCGGGAGGGCGTCCTCTCCGCCCTTCGGTCGCTTCCGGAAGAACACCGCCTTCCCCTCACCCTCCGGTACATCACCGGGGCCGACTACGACACGATCAGCGCGCAGTTGGGTCTGACCAACGGCGCGCTGCGTGGGTTACTGCACCGCGGGCTCAAGATGCTCCGCGACCGCCTGCCGCCCGGCCTCGTTCCCGAAGCCTGCGAGTGA
- a CDS encoding DUF1549 and DUF1553 domain-containing protein, with protein sequence MRKLVSEAVSSGARRHFVAALLVLTYAPSSRAADAVEFRTDVIAALSRAGCNQGACHGSPQGKNGFRLSLRGYDPDADYATIVREQGGRRVNTQTPADSLLLLKGSGRIPHQGGVLFRPKDAAYQAVARWVAEGCPDIRSAALTRLEILPAPGAAAGPVTPERQLVARAHFASGATRDVTDLAVFTSSDPGLAPVTPGGVVRFARTGEVSILARYLDQVVGIRLTYVQRDPAYTFTGPAPANVIDEHVFAKQKALQLNPAPVASDEVFLRRVYLDAIGALPTPDEARAFLDSTVPDKRAKLIDRLLDRDEYAAFWALKWADVLRGSPTTISDRGVHSFHRYLVRTIANDRPVTEFARELLTGLGNTLHKPAANFYRVARTPEEAAEAAAQLFMGVRVQCAKCHNHPFESISQTDYFGLAAFFARVQYKGAQFGLDDEIVYLAPGREVQHPRTRKSQPPVAFGTPAGPLGPDDDRRERFADWLTAPGNRFFAPSIVNRTWYHLLGRGIVDPVDDFRDTNPPSNPALLRALADDFEKNGYRLKPLIRTILNSQTYQLASAEPAQSRYAADPDRYFTRAGIRMLTAEQILDAVSSATGVPETFKGYPPGTRAIELAEGGINHPFLQAFSKPVRDASCECAREDDPSLPQTLHLLNNAGLISKVKSPVGRVAGWVKEGKGTAWVVEQIYLATLSRRPTARETELVEKHIASASDYTAALADLQYALLNLNEFLLRH encoded by the coding sequence ATGCGCAAGCTCGTGTCGGAAGCGGTCTCTTCGGGTGCCCGTCGTCACTTCGTCGCCGCCCTTCTCGTTCTTACTTACGCTCCATCTTCGCGCGCCGCGGACGCGGTCGAATTCCGGACGGACGTGATCGCCGCGCTGTCCCGGGCGGGCTGTAACCAGGGCGCCTGCCACGGGTCGCCGCAGGGCAAGAACGGCTTCCGCCTCAGTCTTCGCGGGTACGACCCGGACGCGGATTACGCCACGATCGTTCGCGAGCAAGGCGGCCGGCGTGTCAACACCCAGACGCCGGCCGATAGTCTACTGTTGCTCAAGGGATCCGGCCGCATCCCCCACCAGGGCGGCGTCCTCTTCCGGCCCAAAGACGCGGCGTACCAGGCCGTCGCCCGGTGGGTCGCGGAGGGTTGCCCAGATATCCGGTCGGCCGCGCTCACTCGCCTCGAAATCCTCCCGGCTCCGGGCGCAGCCGCCGGACCGGTGACGCCAGAGCGGCAACTCGTCGCCCGCGCGCACTTCGCTAGCGGCGCGACCCGCGACGTGACCGACCTCGCCGTCTTCACGTCGAGCGATCCCGGGCTCGCGCCGGTCACGCCGGGCGGAGTCGTTCGGTTCGCGCGGACCGGCGAAGTCTCGATCCTGGCACGCTACCTCGACCAGGTCGTCGGCATCCGTCTGACTTACGTGCAACGCGATCCGGCCTACACGTTCACCGGCCCGGCTCCGGCCAACGTCATCGACGAGCACGTCTTCGCGAAACAAAAGGCACTCCAACTCAATCCGGCCCCGGTCGCGAGTGACGAGGTGTTCCTCCGCCGCGTTTACCTGGATGCGATTGGCGCGCTCCCGACACCCGACGAGGCCCGGGCGTTCCTCGATTCGACCGTGCCGGACAAGAGGGCGAAACTGATCGACCGTCTGCTCGACCGCGACGAATACGCTGCGTTTTGGGCTCTCAAGTGGGCGGACGTCCTCCGCGGCAGCCCGACGACGATCAGCGACCGCGGCGTCCACAGCTTCCACCGCTATCTGGTCCGCACGATCGCTAACGATCGGCCCGTGACCGAATTCGCGCGGGAACTGCTTACCGGTTTAGGTAACACTCTGCACAAGCCGGCGGCCAATTTTTACCGAGTCGCCCGCACTCCGGAAGAGGCTGCCGAGGCCGCCGCGCAGTTATTCATGGGCGTCCGCGTCCAGTGCGCGAAGTGTCACAACCACCCGTTCGAGTCGATCTCTCAAACGGACTATTTCGGCCTCGCCGCGTTCTTCGCGCGGGTCCAGTACAAGGGCGCCCAGTTCGGGCTCGACGACGAAATCGTTTACCTTGCACCGGGGCGGGAAGTGCAACACCCGCGGACGCGGAAGTCGCAGCCACCGGTCGCGTTCGGCACACCTGCGGGGCCGCTCGGGCCGGACGACGACCGCCGCGAGCGGTTCGCCGACTGGCTGACCGCACCCGGCAACCGCTTCTTCGCGCCGTCGATCGTCAACCGGACGTGGTATCACCTGCTCGGCCGCGGGATCGTCGACCCGGTGGACGACTTCCGCGACACCAACCCGCCGAGCAACCCCGCTCTCCTCCGCGCCCTGGCCGACGACTTCGAGAAGAACGGATACCGCCTGAAGCCGTTGATCCGCACGATCTTGAACTCACAGACCTACCAACTTGCGAGTGCCGAGCCCGCCCAGTCGCGATATGCCGCCGACCCGGACCGGTATTTCACCCGGGCCGGCATTCGCATGCTCACCGCCGAGCAAATCCTCGACGCCGTCTCATCCGCGACGGGTGTGCCCGAGACGTTCAAAGGTTACCCGCCCGGCACGCGGGCGATTGAATTGGCCGAGGGCGGAATCAACCACCCATTCCTACAAGCGTTCTCGAAGCCGGTGCGCGACGCCTCGTGTGAGTGTGCCCGCGAAGATGACCCGTCCCTGCCCCAAACGCTGCACTTATTGAACAACGCGGGCCTGATTTCCAAGGTGAAATCGCCCGTCGGTCGGGTTGCCGGGTGGGTGAAAGAGGGCAAAGGAACGGCGTGGGTCGTCGAGCAAATTTACCTGGCTACCCTCAGCCGTCGCCCGACGGCACGTGAGACCGAGTTAGTCGAGAAGCACATCGCCTCGGCCTCCGACTACACGGCCGCGCTGGCTGATCTCCAGTACGCCTTGTTAAATCTCAACGAATTTCTGCTCCGCCATTAG
- a CDS encoding TIGR03067 domain-containing protein produces MRLAFFVVLTLILSSLPIACGDEPKDDDAFQGTWLPSTAELAGKMFPDEVRKTIKLVVKDDKYTVTVGKQVDQGTVKRNPTAKPKEIDITGTDGPNKGKTILGIYELDGDTLRVCYDLGGKSRPTEFKTKEGTPLFLVTYKREKP; encoded by the coding sequence ATGCGGCTCGCGTTCTTCGTCGTGCTCACCCTGATACTTTCGTCCTTGCCGATCGCCTGTGGCGACGAGCCCAAGGACGACGACGCCTTTCAGGGCACCTGGCTGCCTTCGACGGCCGAACTCGCGGGCAAGATGTTCCCCGACGAGGTTCGCAAGACGATCAAGCTGGTGGTCAAGGACGACAAGTACACGGTGACGGTTGGGAAGCAGGTCGATCAGGGAACCGTCAAGCGGAACCCGACGGCGAAGCCGAAGGAAATCGACATCACGGGCACCGACGGCCCGAACAAGGGCAAGACGATCCTGGGCATCTACGAGTTGGACGGCGACACGTTGCGGGTCTGTTATGACCTCGGCGGGAAGAGCCGGCCCACGGAGTTCAAGACCAAGGAAGGAACCCCACTGTTCCTCGTCACCTACAAGCGGGAAAAACCTTGA
- a CDS encoding TfoX/Sxy family protein, with translation MTTPLNGIFEGDHMAFDEALAERVRRLLARRKVVEEKKMFSGLAFLLDGHLLVGVRKDTLLVRVGSDEGEAALLEPHVKPFESRGKVMKGWVLVAAEGVAEDDQLKEWARRAIAFVGTLPAKS, from the coding sequence ATGACGACGCCCCTCAACGGGATTTTTGAAGGGGACCACATGGCGTTCGACGAAGCTTTGGCTGAGCGCGTCCGCCGTCTCCTGGCGCGGCGGAAGGTGGTCGAAGAAAAGAAGATGTTCAGCGGGCTCGCGTTCTTGCTCGACGGCCATCTCCTCGTGGGCGTCCGCAAGGACACGCTGCTCGTGCGCGTGGGGTCGGACGAGGGGGAAGCGGCATTGCTGGAACCCCACGTCAAACCGTTCGAGAGCCGCGGTAAGGTCATGAAAGGGTGGGTGCTGGTCGCCGCCGAAGGTGTTGCGGAGGACGATCAATTGAAAGAGTGGGCGCGTCGGGCGATTGCGTTCGTCGGCACGCTGCCTGCGAAATCATGA
- a CDS encoding DnaA ATPase domain-containing protein has translation MSARVPSPTGTDSLARKLESAVVARIGAARYGLWFQRHTAFVFAGRDLVVCVASTNFQDWLEQTFGEVVRAAACEVCGAETRVSFVVDADLFQQADEAKPTPAEQPAAAPKPAGKSPAEPARKPAKTLFGDSPPLPPSPPRGKKGAKTTPAAPAEEIPRPTARTAARRYKLLADFVVGPSNRVAHASALSVVEEPGQGANPLVIHGPVGTGKTHLLEGTYAGFRRTWPDSKPCLVTAEEFTTRFVQAARFGKQSAFRRQFRDCSALLLDDLHFLATKRATQEEFLHTFDALVADGRQVVVTMDCHPRLAEELMPELADRLLGGAVWGLLPPDATTRLEILRKKATGNGPAIPDEVLKFLAQHLKGNVRELEGAVNGVRHFARVTGRVVDTPLAREALGDLLRHAVRAVTVGEVDVAVCAVLRLSVGTLQSKARSWAVSHPRMLAIYLARKHTSATYGEISTHFGAKTHSTAVAAEKKVRGWVRTDEALALGDREWGTKDLIDRIERELQR, from the coding sequence GTGTCGGCTCGTGTTCCCTCACCGACCGGTACGGACTCGCTCGCCCGCAAGCTGGAATCCGCCGTCGTCGCCCGCATCGGGGCGGCACGGTACGGACTCTGGTTCCAGCGGCACACGGCTTTCGTTTTCGCGGGCCGGGATCTCGTCGTTTGTGTCGCGAGTACAAACTTTCAGGACTGGCTCGAACAGACGTTTGGCGAGGTCGTCCGGGCGGCGGCGTGCGAGGTCTGCGGGGCGGAAACCCGCGTCAGTTTCGTCGTCGACGCGGACCTGTTCCAGCAAGCCGACGAGGCGAAGCCGACGCCCGCCGAGCAACCGGCGGCCGCCCCGAAGCCGGCCGGCAAGTCGCCGGCCGAGCCAGCCAGGAAGCCGGCCAAAACCCTGTTCGGCGATTCGCCCCCGCTCCCGCCTTCCCCGCCGCGTGGCAAGAAGGGGGCGAAGACCACCCCCGCCGCACCGGCTGAGGAAATCCCCCGACCGACCGCAAGGACGGCCGCCCGGCGGTACAAGCTGCTCGCCGATTTCGTCGTCGGCCCGAGTAACCGGGTCGCCCACGCCTCGGCGTTGAGTGTGGTCGAGGAACCGGGGCAGGGAGCAAACCCGCTCGTCATCCACGGCCCAGTGGGGACCGGCAAAACACACCTGCTCGAAGGCACTTACGCGGGCTTCCGTCGGACCTGGCCGGACTCGAAGCCCTGTCTGGTGACGGCCGAGGAGTTCACGACGAGGTTCGTGCAGGCCGCCCGGTTCGGGAAACAATCCGCATTCCGCCGGCAGTTCCGCGACTGTTCCGCGTTGCTGCTCGACGACCTGCACTTCCTGGCCACCAAGCGGGCCACGCAGGAAGAGTTCTTGCACACGTTCGACGCTCTTGTCGCGGACGGCCGCCAAGTCGTGGTGACGATGGACTGTCACCCGCGGCTGGCAGAGGAGCTGATGCCGGAACTCGCGGATCGTCTCCTCGGCGGCGCGGTCTGGGGGCTCCTGCCTCCTGACGCCACGACCCGCCTCGAAATCCTGCGGAAGAAGGCCACCGGGAATGGCCCGGCAATACCCGACGAGGTACTCAAGTTTCTCGCGCAGCACCTGAAGGGGAACGTCCGCGAATTGGAGGGGGCCGTGAACGGTGTCCGCCATTTCGCCCGCGTGACCGGCCGGGTGGTCGATACGCCACTGGCCCGCGAAGCGTTAGGCGACTTGCTGCGCCACGCCGTCCGCGCGGTGACCGTGGGCGAGGTGGACGTGGCCGTATGTGCCGTATTGCGGCTATCGGTCGGTACGCTTCAGTCCAAGGCCCGATCGTGGGCGGTGAGCCACCCCCGCATGCTGGCGATCTACCTCGCCCGCAAGCACACGTCCGCGACCTACGGCGAAATCTCCACGCACTTTGGGGCAAAAACCCACAGCACCGCTGTTGCTGCCGAGAAGAAGGTCCGCGGCTGGGTCCGGACGGACGAAGCCCTGGCCCTCGGCGACCGCGAGTGGGGCACGAAAGACCTGATCGATCGGATTGAGCGCGAATTGCAGCGATAA